From a single Dehalococcoidia bacterium genomic region:
- a CDS encoding CoA transferase, with the protein MVNGHNGAAGPLAGIRVLDWTMWQFGPVAASMMGDMGADVIKIEALDGDVGRAVARMESAEAGLPAGRNAYFETCNRSKRGIAINLKTAEGREIAHKLVEGADVIIQNFRKGVAERLEMDYDTLKKINPRLVYASASGFGPEGPDAELPSLDGCGQARAGLMMSATPPWAKHPVSVRGAPSDQIGGITLCLGILSALLARQAQGIGQKVEVSHLSSTMFLQGLAIGMNLLSGQYMPTLNREDVRNYMYNIYQCKGGSWLRISNPQPARYWGPFVEALGIEYILEDPEIEGAQDGTAGSPELLDLIEKTFASKTYEEWDAIFRQYGFIYAKIQSIEELPEDPQVKANGYIADFDHPTIGPIQVCNFPIAFSETPATIRSGAPELGEHTEAILIDELGYDWSDIGTLQEAGAIL; encoded by the coding sequence GTGGTTAACGGACATAACGGAGCGGCGGGGCCTCTGGCTGGAATAAGGGTGCTAGACTGGACGATGTGGCAGTTCGGCCCGGTGGCAGCCTCCATGATGGGCGACATGGGCGCGGACGTGATCAAGATCGAAGCCCTCGACGGCGACGTCGGCAGGGCAGTGGCCCGGATGGAGTCCGCCGAGGCAGGCTTGCCAGCGGGAAGAAACGCCTACTTCGAGACCTGCAACCGCAGCAAGCGCGGCATCGCTATCAACCTAAAGACAGCCGAGGGTCGCGAGATCGCCCACAAGCTGGTCGAGGGCGCGGATGTCATCATCCAGAACTTCCGCAAGGGCGTGGCCGAACGGCTTGAGATGGACTATGACACGCTCAAGAAGATCAACCCCAGGCTGGTCTACGCTTCGGCGTCCGGGTTCGGACCCGAGGGGCCAGACGCCGAACTGCCCTCTCTCGACGGCTGCGGACAGGCCCGCGCTGGTCTGATGATGTCGGCAACCCCGCCGTGGGCCAAGCACCCGGTCTCCGTCAGGGGAGCGCCGTCCGACCAGATCGGCGGCATCACGCTCTGCCTCGGCATACTATCGGCGCTGCTGGCGCGCCAGGCGCAGGGTATCGGCCAGAAGGTCGAGGTCTCACACCTCAGCAGCACCATGTTCCTTCAGGGATTGGCGATAGGAATGAACCTGCTGTCCGGCCAGTACATGCCGACACTCAATCGCGAGGACGTCCGTAACTACATGTACAACATCTACCAGTGCAAGGGCGGAAGCTGGCTGAGAATCTCCAACCCGCAGCCTGCACGCTACTGGGGCCCGTTCGTCGAGGCGCTCGGAATCGAGTACATTCTCGAGGACCCCGAAATCGAGGGTGCGCAGGACGGCACCGCCGGTTCTCCCGAACTCCTTGATCTCATCGAAAAGACCTTCGCCTCCAAGACGTACGAAGAGTGGGACGCGATATTCCGCCAGTACGGATTCATCTATGCCAAGATCCAGTCCATCGAGGAACTCCCCGAGGATCCGCAGGTCAAGGCGAACGGCTACATTGCCGACTTCGATCACCCCACCATCGGCCCCATCCAGGTATGCAACTTCCCAATCGCGTTCAGCGAGACGCCGGCCACCATCCGCAGCGGCGCCCCCGAGCTCGGAGAGCACACCGAGGCCATACTCATCGACGAACTCGGCTACGACTGGTCCGACATTGGAACTCTCCAGGAAGCAGGGGCTATACTCTGA
- a CDS encoding NtaA/DmoA family FMN-dependent monooxygenase (This protein belongs to a clade of FMN-dependent monooxygenases, within a broader family of flavin-dependent oxidoreductases, the luciferase-like monooxygenase (LMM) family, some of whose members use coenzyme F420 rather than FMN.), with protein sequence MPGDRDSKMIMGAFLQAANCSNYAASWRHPASDPGFLSARFYQEIARTLEAGKFHFGFIDDRLAMPSRYNDSVDDTVRLGIRAVKLDLVPVVMAMSLATRYLGVSATYSTTYHAPFHIARLFSTIDHLTDGRAAWNVVTSLNDSEAQNFGVDVHAEHDRRYDQADEVMEIITGLWDSWDDGAIRLDKLEGVFADPDSVHRLDYEGEWFRSRGPLTVPRAPQGYPVIMQAGQSDRGREFAARWAETVFAVFRQIDAGRQICADIKSRALKYGRTENDVKVVTAAYAIVGETESLAREKLSYIESLAHPADTPVLLSELLNYDFGQHEPEERLADKHLNAISGSRGMAERMRTSGEDYPTFGDFLSQSRRGTIWELPVFVGSPTQIADEMEEWFRQEACDGFMVAAQDFVRMVVPELQRREVFHNDYTADTLRGNLGLTRP encoded by the coding sequence ATGCCCGGAGACCGCGACAGCAAGATGATCATGGGCGCCTTCCTACAGGCGGCCAACTGCTCCAACTACGCCGCATCATGGCGGCATCCAGCGTCCGACCCCGGGTTCCTCTCCGCACGCTTCTACCAGGAGATCGCCCGCACTCTTGAGGCCGGCAAATTCCACTTCGGCTTCATCGACGACAGGCTCGCCATGCCCAGTCGCTACAACGACTCGGTGGACGACACCGTCCGTCTGGGCATCCGCGCCGTAAAGCTCGACCTCGTCCCTGTGGTGATGGCAATGTCGCTCGCGACCCGCTACCTGGGCGTCAGCGCGACATACTCGACGACCTACCACGCGCCGTTCCACATCGCGCGGCTCTTCTCGACCATCGATCACCTCACCGACGGGCGCGCCGCCTGGAACGTCGTCACCTCCCTTAACGACTCCGAAGCCCAGAACTTCGGCGTGGACGTCCACGCTGAGCACGACAGGCGCTACGACCAGGCCGACGAGGTGATGGAGATCATCACCGGCCTGTGGGATAGCTGGGACGACGGGGCGATAAGGCTCGACAAGCTTGAGGGCGTGTTCGCCGACCCCGACAGCGTCCACAGGCTGGACTACGAAGGCGAGTGGTTCAGATCGCGCGGCCCCCTGACAGTCCCGCGCGCGCCGCAGGGCTATCCGGTCATCATGCAGGCCGGGCAGAGCGACAGGGGACGTGAGTTCGCCGCGCGCTGGGCCGAGACCGTGTTCGCCGTGTTCAGGCAGATCGACGCCGGCCGGCAGATATGCGCCGACATCAAGAGTCGTGCCCTCAAGTACGGGCGCACCGAGAACGACGTCAAGGTCGTCACCGCGGCCTACGCCATCGTCGGCGAGACCGAGTCGTTGGCAAGGGAGAAGCTGTCGTACATCGAGAGCCTTGCACATCCCGCTGACACGCCGGTGCTGCTGTCTGAGCTTCTAAACTACGACTTCGGCCAGCACGAGCCCGAAGAGCGACTCGCCGACAAACACCTGAACGCCATATCAGGCTCACGCGGCATGGCTGAGCGCATGCGCACTTCGGGAGAGGACTATCCCACGTTCGGAGACTTTCTCAGTCAGAGCAGACGCGGCACGATTTGGGAGCTTCCCGTGTTCGTGGGCAGCCCGACCCAGATCGCCGACGAGATGGAAGAGTGGTTCAGGCAGGAGGCCTGCGACGGCTTCATGGTCGCCGCCCAGGACTTCGTCAGAATGGTCGTCCCCGAGCTCCAGCGCCGAGAAGTCTTCCACAACGACTACACCGCCGACACCCTCCGAGGCAACCTCGGCCTCACAAGGCCATAA